The DNA region GGATCTACAGGTGTTATTGGTGTTGAGTTACCGATCGAGAAAATCATTAAAGGGATTGAAGAAAATATATGCCACGTAAAGACAGGTTACGAAGCCGGACGTTTAGCAGCAGAAGCCATTTGTACAACAGATACTTTTACCAAAGAAGTAGCTGTAGAGATTGAAATTGGTGGAAAGACCGTAACAATTGGTGGTATGGCAAAGGGGTCAGGTATGATTCATCCTAATATGGCAACGATGCTCAGTTATGTTACAACAGATGTTGCCATATCTTTTGATATGTTAGATCAGGCCGTCAAAGATAGTGTTGAGGATGCCTATAATATGATCAGTGTAGACGGCGACACTTCCACCAATGATATGTGTACTGTTATTGCTAACGGTATGGCTGGTAATGATATAATTGTTGAAGAGCACGAAGACTATCTAACATTTAAGAAGGCTTTGGATTATGTAAATAAGACTTTAGCAAAGCTGATCGTCAAAGACGGAGAAGGTGCTTCTAAATTCATAGAAGTGAATATGTATGGAACAAGAAGTAAAAAAGAAGCCCAAGTATTGGCCATGTCTGTAATCACATCGAATTTAGTCAAGACTGCTTTTTTTGGTAATGATGCAAATTGGGGTAGAGTCTTATGTGCCATGGGTTACTCAGGGGTTAAGTTTGACGCTAAGAAAGTGACCTTAAAATATGAGAGCATTGCCGGAACAATTGATTTGATGGTGAATGGTGTGCCACAGAAGTTTGATGAGGAACGTGCCTTTGATATTATAAAAGAAAAAGAAGTAACGGTGAATGTTTTTCTAGAGGAAGGTACATCCAAAGGAACAGCATGGGGATGTGACTTAAGTTATGAATATGTGAAAATTAACGGAGAATATAGAACCTAATCATAAAAGATGGTCTACAATTAAGGAAGGAGATTATGATCGTATGGCAAATGTCATCATCATAAACATAAATCATGGAAAAGTATATTAACAAAGCAAAAGTACTGATAGAAGCCCTACCTTACATTAAGGAATTTAACGGTAAAAAGGTGGTCATCAAATATGGGGGTTCTGCGATGGTGGATGATGCCATAAAAGCATCGGTTATAGAAGATATTGTACTCATGAAATTAGTCGGGTTCCAACCGGTAATTGTCCATGGTGGTGGAAAAGAAATTAGTGACATGCTCACAGCCATCGGTATAGAATCCAGATTTCAAAATGGTCTTAGAGTGACCGATGCTGCGACAGTAGATGTGGTTGAAATGGTATTGGCCGGAAAAGTGAATAAAAGCATTGTACAACTGATTCAAAATCATGATATCAACGCTGTAGGCATCACCGGAAAAGATGGAAAAACCCTAAAGGTTAAGAAAAAGCTGGTAGATGGTGAAGATATAGGTTTTGTCGGAGAGATTACAAAAGTGAACACGAAGCTCATAGATTCTCTACTAGAAAATGATTTCATACCGGTCATTGCACCTATTGGAACGGATGAGGCAGGAAATACCTATAACATAAATGCGGATTATGCAGCATCGGCTATTGCAGGCGCCCTTGAAGCAGAGAAATTAATTTTCTTAACAGATGTGGAAGGTGTATTAAGAGATATAGATGATAAATCATCATTGATTTCAAAAATTGCTATGGAAGAAGTAGATACATTGATTCAAGAAGGCGTTATTTCAGGCGGTATGATTCCTAAAGTAGAATGTTGCGTTGAAGGACTCATTCATGGTGTTCGAAGTGTCCATATTTTAGATGGCCGCGTACTTCATAGTATGCTACTTGAGATTTTCACTAAAAAGGGTGTCGGAACTATGTTTTGTAAGTATTTTGATTAGGAGGTAGTGGTATGCATGATTCATGGATTGAAAAAGGTCAAGAAGTTTTTTTACAGAACTACAAACCCCTTCCGATTGTTATCGAACGCGGCGTGGGAAATTATATATTTGACAAAGAAGGTAACAAATATTTGGATTTTGTAGCCGGTATTGCAACCAATGCTTTAGGTTATAGCTACGAACCCTTAAAAAAAGCAATGAAAGACCAAATTGACAAGATTACCCATTGTTCCAATCTGTACTATAATGAACCCAGTATTCGTGCGGCACAGAAGTTGGTGGAACTTAGTGGTTTAAGTAAAGTATTTTTTTGTAACAGTGGTGCTGAAGCCAATGAAGCTGCACTCAAGCTTGGAAAAAGATACATTAATAAATATATTGGTGAGAATAAGACAGAAATCGTAACCATGAAAAACTCATTTCATGGCAGAACCATTGCGACAGTATCAATAACAGGACAGACCAAGTATCATGAAGGCTTTGCACCCTTGTTTCAAGGGATCACATATACACCATTTAATGATGAAGAAGCCCTTGGAAAAATACTAACAGAGAAAACAGCAATCTTAATGATTGAACCTATACAAGGTGAAGGTGGCATAAGACCGGCAGAAAAAGTTTTTCTACAAAAAGCAAGAACCTTATGCGATGCTTTGGATATCGTCTTGATTTTTGATGAGGTCCAATGTGGTATCGGACGTACCGGAACTGTTTTTGCTTACGAACAATACGACGTTAAGCCGGATATCGTAACCTTAGCAAAGGGTTTAGGTGCCGGTTATGTAATTGGTGCCATTATAGCCAATGAGAAGACAGCCAAAGGTTTTGAACCGGGAACCCATGCTTCTACATTTGGGGGAAACCCATTATCCACAACTGCAGCAGGTGTTGTACTAGATGCCCTCGTTCATGAAGGCTTACTTGAACATGTCAAGACGATGGGTTCTTATTTGGAAACTTGCCTAATGGAACTTAAAAAGCGTCATACATCTATCATAGATGTTCGAGGTATGGGGCTGATGATGGCAATAGAAATGGACGATCCAGTAGGGGACATCATTGCCAAGGCTCTTAAGAAGGGGCTTATGCTTATTAATTCTGGAACGCATATTATTCGTTTTGTACCACCGCTTACAATCAAACAGACAGAAATCGACGAAATGATACAAATATTAGAAGATGTTTTATCTTCAAAATGATTATTTAAAGCAAGGAGGAACTTATGAAAGGTAGATTATATCTAGAAGACGGTACGATTTTCGAAGGTGAGAGCTTTGGTGCAAACACAACCTTATTTGGCGAAATCGTTTTTAATACAAGTATGACCGGATATCAAGAAATATTAACAGACCCATCTTATGGGGGACAGATTGTAACCATGACCTATCCCTTAATTGGGAATTATGGTATTAACGATGTGGACTATGAATCAGATAAGATTCAAGTAACCGGATTTGTTGTAAAAGAATACGCACAGGTGCCCAATCATTGGCAAAGCAAAAGATCGCTGGATGATTATTTGAAAGCCAATAACATACCGGGTATTTCAGGCATTGACACAAGAAAGCTAACAAAAATTATTCGTAACAACGGGACCATGAATTGTATCATTACAACAGAGGAAATAACCCCTGATTTGATTAGCCAACTCAATAATTATCGTTTTCCAAAAGACATTGTAGCA from Petrocella atlantisensis includes:
- the argB gene encoding acetylglutamate kinase; its protein translation is MEKYINKAKVLIEALPYIKEFNGKKVVIKYGGSAMVDDAIKASVIEDIVLMKLVGFQPVIVHGGGKEISDMLTAIGIESRFQNGLRVTDAATVDVVEMVLAGKVNKSIVQLIQNHDINAVGITGKDGKTLKVKKKLVDGEDIGFVGEITKVNTKLIDSLLENDFIPVIAPIGTDEAGNTYNINADYAASAIAGALEAEKLIFLTDVEGVLRDIDDKSSLISKIAMEEVDTLIQEGVISGGMIPKVECCVEGLIHGVRSVHILDGRVLHSMLLEIFTKKGVGTMFCKYFD
- the argJ gene encoding bifunctional glutamate N-acetyltransferase/amino-acid acetyltransferase ArgJ encodes the protein MKTVQGGITAAKGFSAHGAHIGIKRKRNDLAMIVSEVPALYSGTFTTNVVKAAPVIWNMEIYKHKHPVMAIVVNSGNANACTGDQGDVDNERMAMTLAKGLGIKKENVLVGSTGVIGVELPIEKIIKGIEENICHVKTGYEAGRLAAEAICTTDTFTKEVAVEIEIGGKTVTIGGMAKGSGMIHPNMATMLSYVTTDVAISFDMLDQAVKDSVEDAYNMISVDGDTSTNDMCTVIANGMAGNDIIVEEHEDYLTFKKALDYVNKTLAKLIVKDGEGASKFIEVNMYGTRSKKEAQVLAMSVITSNLVKTAFFGNDANWGRVLCAMGYSGVKFDAKKVTLKYESIAGTIDLMVNGVPQKFDEERAFDIIKEKEVTVNVFLEEGTSKGTAWGCDLSYEYVKINGEYRT
- a CDS encoding aspartate aminotransferase family protein, yielding MHDSWIEKGQEVFLQNYKPLPIVIERGVGNYIFDKEGNKYLDFVAGIATNALGYSYEPLKKAMKDQIDKITHCSNLYYNEPSIRAAQKLVELSGLSKVFFCNSGAEANEAALKLGKRYINKYIGENKTEIVTMKNSFHGRTIATVSITGQTKYHEGFAPLFQGITYTPFNDEEALGKILTEKTAILMIEPIQGEGGIRPAEKVFLQKARTLCDALDIVLIFDEVQCGIGRTGTVFAYEQYDVKPDIVTLAKGLGAGYVIGAIIANEKTAKGFEPGTHASTFGGNPLSTTAAGVVLDALVHEGLLEHVKTMGSYLETCLMELKKRHTSIIDVRGMGLMMAIEMDDPVGDIIAKALKKGLMLINSGTHIIRFVPPLTIKQTEIDEMIQILEDVLSSK